Proteins from a single region of Artemia franciscana chromosome 2, ASM3288406v1, whole genome shotgun sequence:
- the LOC136043869 gene encoding broad-complex core protein isoforms 1/2/3/4/5-like isoform X2: MEQKDFRLKWDKYTDVYKGRFATLLNNEHFTDVTLSCENQIIKCHRLVLCACSSYFEKLLINNSHSLPIIILKDVEFCDLQALVEFMYLGEVTVSQVNFNSVLKLADMLKVTGLAEDRKSFSHVANSSHPSQTAEDSKPCVKRSRIDNDFENRAVIQDLSQVAPFAFDNNGTPSINPIEMVPSLSLAQQKDLIAKEPLGNDMDFGSNIYQRRNSCEQKPSTSHYGLSDSYSRSNDNRSDKSPSVVMEPELGKSSGEGSDLESESGTIFKSLQNDMFLKRRCRTTFTTHQIDELERAFERTRYPSCSDREELAQRIQLTEERVQVWFCNRRAKLRRQLSSTSPANQHF; the protein is encoded by the exons ATGGAGCAAAAAGATTTTCGTCTGAAATGGGATAAGTACACTGATGTATATAAAGGACGGTTTGCTACACTTTTGAATAATGAACATTTTACAGATGTCACTCTGTCTTGTGAAAACCAGATCATAAAATGTCATAGACTTGTTTTGTGTGCATGCAGCTCATACTTTGAGAAGTTGCTCATTAACAATTCACACTCTCTACCCATTATCATTTTAAAAGATGTAGAATTTTGTGACTTACAAGCATTAGTGGAGTTTATGTACCTTGGAGAAGTGACAGTTTCACAAGTGAACTTTAATTCTGTGCTAAAATTAGCGGATATGCTGAAAGTTACAGGACTTGCTGAAGATAGGAAATCGTTTTCACATGTTGCCAATTCTAGTCATCCCTCTCAAACAGCTGAAGATTCAAAACCGTGTGTGAAAAGAAGTAGGATTGACAATGACTTTGAAAATAGGGCAGTAATTCAAGATCTGTCTCAAGTTGCACCTTTTGCTTTTGACAATAATGGCACTCCATCCATTAATCCTATTGAAATGGTCCCCAGTCTCTCACTAGCTCAACAGAAAGATCTCATAGCAAAAGAACCACTT GGAAATGATATGGACTTTGGAAGTAATATTTACCAAAGACGCAATTCATGTGAACAAAAGCCTAGTACCAGTCATTATGGCTTGTCAGATTCATATTCGAGGTCAAATGATAATAGAAGTGACAAAAGTCCATCCGTTGTCATGGAGCCCGAATTAG GTAAAAGCAGTGGAGAGGGATCTGACCTTGAATCCGAATCCGGTACTATTTTTAAAAGCTTGCAAAATGATATGTTTTTGAAAAGGAGATGCAGAACTACTTTTACCACACATCAAATAGATGAACTAGAACGCGCTTTTGAGCGAACCCGATATCCTAGTTGTTCTGATAGAGAAGAGTTGGCACAAAGGATCCAGCTCACTGAAGAGAGAGTACAA
- the LOC136043869 gene encoding broad-complex core protein isoforms 1/2/3/4/5-like isoform X1: MEQKDFRLKWDKYTDVYKGRFATLLNNEHFTDVTLSCENQIIKCHRLVLCACSSYFEKLLINNSHSLPIIILKDVEFCDLQALVEFMYLGEVTVSQVNFNSVLKLADMLKVTGLAEDRKSFSHVANSSHPSQTAEDSKPCVKRSRIDNDFENRAVIQDLSQVAPFAFDNNGTPSINPIEMVPSLSLAQQKDLIAKEPLGNDMDFGSNIYQRRNSCEQKPSTSHYGLSDSYSRSNDNRSDKSPSVVMEPELGKSSGEGSDLESESGTIFKSLQNDMFLKRRCRTTFTTHQIDELERAFERTRYPSCSDREELAQRIQLTEERVQVSFTSLVQIRYGSVIAVQNLEGNCHQRLLLTNISEAYMVSCT, translated from the exons ATGGAGCAAAAAGATTTTCGTCTGAAATGGGATAAGTACACTGATGTATATAAAGGACGGTTTGCTACACTTTTGAATAATGAACATTTTACAGATGTCACTCTGTCTTGTGAAAACCAGATCATAAAATGTCATAGACTTGTTTTGTGTGCATGCAGCTCATACTTTGAGAAGTTGCTCATTAACAATTCACACTCTCTACCCATTATCATTTTAAAAGATGTAGAATTTTGTGACTTACAAGCATTAGTGGAGTTTATGTACCTTGGAGAAGTGACAGTTTCACAAGTGAACTTTAATTCTGTGCTAAAATTAGCGGATATGCTGAAAGTTACAGGACTTGCTGAAGATAGGAAATCGTTTTCACATGTTGCCAATTCTAGTCATCCCTCTCAAACAGCTGAAGATTCAAAACCGTGTGTGAAAAGAAGTAGGATTGACAATGACTTTGAAAATAGGGCAGTAATTCAAGATCTGTCTCAAGTTGCACCTTTTGCTTTTGACAATAATGGCACTCCATCCATTAATCCTATTGAAATGGTCCCCAGTCTCTCACTAGCTCAACAGAAAGATCTCATAGCAAAAGAACCACTT GGAAATGATATGGACTTTGGAAGTAATATTTACCAAAGACGCAATTCATGTGAACAAAAGCCTAGTACCAGTCATTATGGCTTGTCAGATTCATATTCGAGGTCAAATGATAATAGAAGTGACAAAAGTCCATCCGTTGTCATGGAGCCCGAATTAG GTAAAAGCAGTGGAGAGGGATCTGACCTTGAATCCGAATCCGGTACTATTTTTAAAAGCTTGCAAAATGATATGTTTTTGAAAAGGAGATGCAGAACTACTTTTACCACACATCAAATAGATGAACTAGAACGCGCTTTTGAGCGAACCCGATATCCTAGTTGTTCTGATAGAGAAGAGTTGGCACAAAGGATCCAGCTCACTGAAGAGAGAGTACAAGTTAGTTTTACCAGTTTAGTTCAAATCAG